In Candidatus Uhrbacteria bacterium CG10_big_fil_rev_8_21_14_0_10_50_16, the genomic window GAAGTACGCACCGGATGAATTTACGATCGATGGAGACAAGGTGTTTGTGGTGCGCGCAGAAGACGTGATTGCGATTATTGAATAATATGGCAAAAGAACTACAGTTTGGAGAAGATGCGCGTATTAGGTTGAAGGCAGGCGTGGACATGCTCGCGAATGCCGTGAAGGTTACCTTGGGTCCCAAGGGGCGCAATGTGATTATCGACAAACAATACGGTGGACCGGCGGTCACGAAAGATGGTGTTACGGTGGCGCGCGAGATTGAGCTGCAGGATGCGTTTGAGAATATGGGGGCTTCTCTCATGAAGCAAGGGGCAAGTAAGACAAACGATGTTGCAGGAGATGGAACCACGACTGCGACCGTGTTGGCGCAAGCTATGATTCACGACGGATTACGTAATGTGGCGGCAGGCGCGGATCCTCAATCACTGCGCCGAGGCATTGAAAAAGGTGTTGAGATGGTGGTAGAAGCGATTCGACATCAGATTGCAAAACCCGTTGCGGGAGAAATTGAACGCGTAGCTTCGATCTCCGCAAACGATGCGGACATTGGAAAGAAAATCGCCGAGGCGATGGAAATTGTGGGACAAGACGGCGTGATTACCGTAGAGGAAGGACAAAGCTTTGGCGTGGAGGTGGACGCGGTACAGGGAATGCAGTTTGAGAAGGGTTACGTGTCCCCCTATATGATTACCGATACGGAGAAGATGGAGGCGGTGTATGAGGACGCGTTGATCTTGTTGACGGATAAAAAGATTAGTTCTATCCAAGACATCCTTCCGCTGCTTGAACAACTCGCGCAGTCCGGTAAAAAAGAATTAGTGATTATTGCAGAGGATATTGACGGAGATGCTTTGTCAACACTGACGTTAAATCGTCTCCGTGGATCCTTTAGCGCGTTAGCGGTCCGAGCGCCTGGATTTGGGGATCGACGCAAATTAATGTTAGAAGACATTGCGATCCTCACAGGCGGCCGTGTGATCTCGGAAGACGTTGGTTTGAGTCTAGAAAAAGTCACGATTGAGGATTTAGGTCGCGCGGCTAAAGTCTTTGCGACAAAAGATGCAACCACGGTTGTCGATGGTGCAGGAGAAAAGGTAAAGATCGATGAACGTGTGGCACTGTTGCGTAAGCAGATTGAGAATACCGATTCTGAATTTGAGCGCGAAGCATTGCAAAAACGTATCGCAAAACTTGCGGGCGGTATTGGTGTGATTCGTGTCGGTGCGGCAACAGAGGTTGAGATGCGAGAGAAGAAAGATCGAATTGTCGATGCCGTGGCAGCGACAAAGGCGGCCGTAGAGGAAGGGGTGGTTCCAGGTGGCGGTGTGGCATTGGTGCGTGCGGCCGCTGTATTGGATGAGATGGTTTTAGAAGACGACGAGATGCTTGGAGTGCAGATCTTGCGTCGTGCATTAGAGGCACCGTTGCGACAAATCGCGCAGAATGCAGGTGCGGATGGGTCAGTGGTTTTGCAGCGCGTGCGTGAGGGGTCCGGTGGGTTTGGTTATAACGCAGCGACGGGCGCCTACGAAGATTTGTCTGTTGTGGGTGTGCTGGATCCGGCAAAGGTCACGCGGTCTGCGTTGCAAAACGCGGCGTCTGTGGCGGTGATGATCCTCACAACAGAGGTGGCGATTGCGAGCTTGCCAGAAAAGGAGCCTCAATCGATGCCGTCGGGCATGCCAGGAATGATGTAAGACAACGAGCCCACCATGGGCTCGTTTTTTTTGTGGCGAAGACCTTGATTGCTTCGCCGAACTCGCTCATCTTCAAACACATGCGTTTTGAGAAGACTCCGTATCAACTCCATCTTTCAAAACACACGTGTTCTTGGGGGTGAAGTCTAAATCAGATCAGGCCGAGAGCCATGACGGCCGAGATGATCAACAACATCATATAAGGAGTTACGTTCAAATCGCTACGATCGTAACAAATCGCTTTTATCTGCTATACTCTATTGACTATGACCATTGCCGAGCTTAAATCATGTAGCGCCCAACTTGCCAAATCTATAGCGCAAGCATGGGACTCTCTTTGACCTGGATTCGCAGATACAGGAGCGAGATGCCTTGGAGGTCCAAATGTCCGAGCCTGGATTTTGGACAAATCCAGAACAGGCGCAAACGGTGGCGCGAGCATTTGGCGATAAAAAAAATGAGATTGAAACCTGGACCACGTTAAAAGACGATGTGGAATTTGTGCAGCTTATGCTCGAGGAGGGGAGCGACGCGGGCGCAATCGAACAGAAATTACAAGAGATTCAAGCGCACTACGACGCGATTGAGCTGCAGCTCCTTTTTACAGGGGCCTACGATGCAGCGAACGCGATCGTTTCGATTCACGCAGGTGCGGGAGGGGTTGATGCACAGGATTGGTCCGAGATGTTGTTACGCATGTATCTGCGGTTCTGTGAGCAACAGGGTTGGAAGACCACATTGATTGATGAGAGCCGTGGGAGTGAGGCAGGAATTAAATCAGCCACATTCCGTGTAGGGGGGACGCGCGTGTATGGACATCTCAAAACAGAGGCCGGTGTGCATCGCTTGGTGCGACAATCACCGTTTAATGCGGACGGGCTGCGGCAAACGAGTTTTGCGCTCGTGGACGTGTTACCGGAGATTGAACGCGACGAAGAAGTAGATCTAGACATGAAAGACGTACGTATTGATACGTTTCTCTCGAGCGGCAAGGGCGGGCAAAGCGTTAACACCACCTATTCTGCGGTACGACTGGTACATGAACCGACGGGAATTACGGTGAGTTGCCAAAATGAGCGCTCACAAACGCAAAATAAGGAGACGGCGCTTAAAATCTTGCGTGGAAAGCTGTTACAACGTAAACTCGAGGCGCACGCACAGGAAATGGAATCCATTCGCGGTGAAGTGAGCTCGGCCGAATGGGGCAGTCAGATTCGTTCCTATGTGCTCCATCCATATCAACTCGTTAAGGATCATCGCACGCAGTTTGAAACATCAGATACGGAGGCGGTGTTAAATGGAGAGGTGTTACCTTTTATCAATGCACGACTACGACAGTCACATAACTAACGTATGGCAGCAGAAAAAGAACGTATTATTGTTACCGGTGGGTGTGGATTTATTGGTTCGCACTTGGTAAGTCGACTCCTACAGGACGGTCACGAAGTTCTTGTGATCGATAATATGAGTACAGGAAAGGTGGAATATATTCAGGGGACCTGTGCCATTCAGAAGCTGGATGTGTGGGCCGATGGAAAAAAGATGACAAAAGCGTTTCAAAAATTCCGGCCAGATGTTGTGTTCCATCTTGCCGCGCAAAAAGTGGTCCAATCGAGCATGGAGAATCCTATTTTAGATGCACAGGAGAACATTCTGGGTTCAATTAACGTGTTAGAGGCAATGCGTGCTGTGGGTGGTGGCCGTGTGGTTTTTGCGTCAACCGCCGCCGTGTATGATCCTGCTGCGCGCGTGCCGATTCAAGAAACCTCGCTCGTGCGACCGATCTCTCCCTATGGCGTGAGCAAACGATCTGCGGAGATGTACATGTGGGACTACTCAGAACACTATCCAATTGCCGCTATCTCACTTCGTTTTTCTAATGCGTATGGCCCTCGCGGAGTAAATGCGGTCAATACGTTTATTGAGTTGATGTTAAAAGGAGAGGCTCCAACAATCTTTGGAACAGGAGAAAAGACACGAGATTTTATTTACGTCGACGATATTGTGGAAGCGTACTTGCGTGCCATGAAGACATCGTGGTGTGGAGAGTTAAATATTGCAACCGATACGGAGACATCGATCAAAGAACTGACGTCCCTTGTTGCAACAGCGGTTGGGAAGGAGATTAATCCAATTTTTGCGGATGATCGAGAAGGAGAGATTTTCCGCAGCCGGTTAGATGCGACGCAGGCAAAGGAAGTATTAGGCTGGAGTGCAAAAGTGCGTGTCGCAGAAGGAATTGCAAAAACGGTTGAATGGTACAAGCAATCCTAATGGCTATGTCTGTTACAAAGGCGCAACTCGAGGAGGCAATTAGGCAACTCAAGCAAGGTGGCGTCGTTATTTTTCCGACAGAAACGTCTTATGGGATTGCCTGTGATGCAACAAATCACCAGGCGGTGGAGCGTGTGATGCGCATTAAACAGCGATCCGATACAATGCCGATGGCGTTGATTATTGCCGATATGTCCATGGCGCAGTGGTGCGGTCAACTAGATCCTGCATTAGAGGAACTGGCAAAACGTCATTGGCCAGGTCCGTTGACAGTTGTTGTTCCAAACGCAAATAGGGACCTCTCACCGCTGTGTTTACGTGACGGAACCGTAGGTTTGCGTATCTCGAGTCATCCGATCGCACATGCTCTTACAGAAGGCCTCGGAAAACCTATTGTTGCCACATCGGCCAATCGGTCTGGCTGCCCGTCTGCATACTCGGTTGCAGAAATACAGGAACAGTTTGCCAATCAACAAGATCAACCAGATCTTTACCTAGACGGAGGAACGCTAGAACCGTCACCGCCGTCTATGATTATCGAGTTAGTGAACGGGGAGATTGTGGTACATCGCCAAGGATCCTTTAAGCTCTAGTATGGAGGCAAAGAAATTTTTTGGACAACATTTTTTGCGTGATGACGCCGTGATCGCGGCGATTGTTGAGGCCGCAGACGTTGCAGGCCTGCCTGTGTTGGAGGTGGGACCAGGCGAGGGTGTATTGACGGAGGTCCTTGTACAACAAGCTGCCCGTGTGGTGGCGGTGGATGTGGATACGGAGGCCATTGAGGCAACACGGGCGCGCATTGCAAGCACTAACCTTGAGCTGATTGAGCGCGATGTATTGGATGCACGTTTGGAAGATGTTCGAACCTTGTTCACAGAAGCGTTTGTTCTTGTTGGAAATCTTCCTTATAACATTACTTCTGATTTGTTACGTTGGATGCTGTCAGTGGGTCATAAACCATTACGTGCCGTGATCATGGTACAAAAGGAGGTTGCCGACAGGCTGACGGCAGAGGCGGGCGATATGAGTCTCTTGGGACTTATGGTGCAGCTTTATGCGTCTGTTCAGCCGGTTGTGCAGGTTCCACGGACGGCGTTTGCGCCACCGCCAAAGGTGGATTCAGCCGTTGTACGATTAGACGTGTATACGCAAGAGGATCTAGACGCACATGGCGTGCGTAATCCAGAAAAATTGCTCAGTTTTGCCGGTGTCGCCTT contains:
- a CDS encoding threonylcarbamoyl-AMP synthase, with the translated sequence MVQAILMAMSVTKAQLEEAIRQLKQGGVVIFPTETSYGIACDATNHQAVERVMRIKQRSDTMPMALIIADMSMAQWCGQLDPALEELAKRHWPGPLTVVVPNANRDLSPLCLRDGTVGLRISSHPIAHALTEGLGKPIVATSANRSGCPSAYSVAEIQEQFANQQDQPDLYLDGGTLEPSPPSMIIELVNGEIVVHRQGSFKL
- a CDS encoding UDP-glucose 4-epimerase, giving the protein MAAEKERIIVTGGCGFIGSHLVSRLLQDGHEVLVIDNMSTGKVEYIQGTCAIQKLDVWADGKKMTKAFQKFRPDVVFHLAAQKVVQSSMENPILDAQENILGSINVLEAMRAVGGGRVVFASTAAVYDPAARVPIQETSLVRPISPYGVSKRSAEMYMWDYSEHYPIAAISLRFSNAYGPRGVNAVNTFIELMLKGEAPTIFGTGEKTRDFIYVDDIVEAYLRAMKTSWCGELNIATDTETSIKELTSLVATAVGKEINPIFADDREGEIFRSRLDATQAKEVLGWSAKVRVAEGIAKTVEWYKQS
- the rsmA gene encoding ribosomal RNA small subunit methyltransferase A — encoded protein: MEAKKFFGQHFLRDDAVIAAIVEAADVAGLPVLEVGPGEGVLTEVLVQQAARVVAVDVDTEAIEATRARIASTNLELIERDVLDARLEDVRTLFTEAFVLVGNLPYNITSDLLRWMLSVGHKPLRAVIMVQKEVADRLTAEAGDMSLLGLMVQLYASVQPVVQVPRTAFAPPPKVDSAVVRLDVYTQEDLDAHGVRNPEKLLSFAGVAFAQKRKQLKSTLGTLPSITISALEEALRTLSHPATARPQELSTDEWIRLYNLLHEYC
- a CDS encoding peptide chain release factor 2 codes for the protein MDSQIQERDALEVQMSEPGFWTNPEQAQTVARAFGDKKNEIETWTTLKDDVEFVQLMLEEGSDAGAIEQKLQEIQAHYDAIELQLLFTGAYDAANAIVSIHAGAGGVDAQDWSEMLLRMYLRFCEQQGWKTTLIDESRGSEAGIKSATFRVGGTRVYGHLKTEAGVHRLVRQSPFNADGLRQTSFALVDVLPEIERDEEVDLDMKDVRIDTFLSSGKGGQSVNTTYSAVRLVHEPTGITVSCQNERSQTQNKETALKILRGKLLQRKLEAHAQEMESIRGEVSSAEWGSQIRSYVLHPYQLVKDHRTQFETSDTEAVLNGEVLPFINARLRQSHN
- the groL gene encoding chaperonin GroEL produces the protein MAKELQFGEDARIRLKAGVDMLANAVKVTLGPKGRNVIIDKQYGGPAVTKDGVTVAREIELQDAFENMGASLMKQGASKTNDVAGDGTTTATVLAQAMIHDGLRNVAAGADPQSLRRGIEKGVEMVVEAIRHQIAKPVAGEIERVASISANDADIGKKIAEAMEIVGQDGVITVEEGQSFGVEVDAVQGMQFEKGYVSPYMITDTEKMEAVYEDALILLTDKKISSIQDILPLLEQLAQSGKKELVIIAEDIDGDALSTLTLNRLRGSFSALAVRAPGFGDRRKLMLEDIAILTGGRVISEDVGLSLEKVTIEDLGRAAKVFATKDATTVVDGAGEKVKIDERVALLRKQIENTDSEFEREALQKRIAKLAGGIGVIRVGAATEVEMREKKDRIVDAVAATKAAVEEGVVPGGGVALVRAAAVLDEMVLEDDEMLGVQILRRALEAPLRQIAQNAGADGSVVLQRVREGSGGFGYNAATGAYEDLSVVGVLDPAKVTRSALQNAASVAVMILTTEVAIASLPEKEPQSMPSGMPGMM